The Tenuifilum sp. 4138str genome contains the following window.
GAGCTGCTATCGCTAAGCCTGTAAACTAAGCCCACTCGGGGCTCAGGACTAATATATGTATTATAAATCTCACCCTTTGGATGGGATATTTTGTCGGTAACCTTGTAGTCGGGCGAAAGGACAAGGCTTTGGCCTTTCCCAATGTTCTGAAAGGCCGATATGCGTAAACCTGCTTTAAATGAAATTCTTCCTAGGTCAAACTCATTCGATAAGTATATACCATGCTCCAGCGTATGCTGTTTGGGAATTTCCCAACGCTGAATAAACGATTGGGAGTTAGTACCTTTTATCAAACCAGGCATAAATGTTAGGTATGCGCTCGATACGCCAAACCTTAACTGATATTTTGGACCAATTGCGTAGTTAAAATCAATTTTTGCGCTAACCTCATCCATGTTCGATTCCCACCTAATGGCGTTCGCATCGTTGGTATTCGATTCCAAAAAGTATGTGTAATTACTTGATATCAAAGTAGTATTCATGAAAAGGTTATGCTTGAAAATATGGTTCCACCTTGCCGTAAGCGTTTGGTTACCAAAGCCAAAGCCGTTGATATCGCGGCCAAACATGTCGCGTCCAAAGTACCCGGATATAAAAATTCGGTTGTTGGGATTAAGAGTTAAGTTCAGTTTTGCGTTCAGGTCGTAAAAGTAGAGTGTGCTTTGTTTCAAATCGTCATTATTAAATAGTGGAAAAAATACATCAACATAGGTTCTGCGTCCCGATACCATGAACGAACTCCTATCCTTAAGTATTGGACCTTCAACCGTTAACCGGCTCGATATGCTACCTATCCCTCCGGTTACGTTAAAATCCTTGCTGTTGCCTTCCTTCATCTTTATATCGAGCACTGACGATAATCTGCCTCCAAACGAGGCTGGCATGTCGCCCTTATAGAGCTTGATATCCTTAATTGCGTCGTTATTGAAAACGGAGAAAAATCCCATTAGATGCGAAGCATTGTAAACGGTTGCCTCATCGAGTATTATCAGGTTCTGATCCGAAGCACCACCCCGAACGCTAAATCCTGATCCCCCTTCGGCAGTACTTTGGACCCCCGGCAGTAATTGAATAGCTTTAATTACATCAACCTCACCCATTAAGGCAGGTATTTGCTTTACACTTTTCATGTCAAGCTTTACAAGGCTCATTTCGGCTCGTTGAACATTGCTATTCCCTTTCTCCCGGCTAACAACCACCTCCTGGATTTCCTGTGCGTTGGGCGATATCTCAATATCAATCCTACTATCTTTATTGACTTGTAAAGTCATTTCTTGGGTTTTATATCCCAGATATCCAAATGAGATTGTATGCTCACCTTTTGGAACTGTAATTGTAAAGAACCCGTAACTATTTGTTGCAGTACCTATATTGATTCCCTTTACTATTACTGTTGCTCCAATGAGAACCTCGCCCGTTTGGGAATCCTTAACGTAACCGCTTACATTATACTTTACCTGTCCCTTTATGCCTTGGAAGCAAAGGAATGTAATAATAAGTATGCCAATAATCTTTTTAATCATGGAATAAAAAAAGCTAGGTTTAGCACCTAGCTTTAACAAATACAATGCCATATTAGTTCGATTTTGTAAGAACCCAATTTTCTAAATCCTCGGTTGGGTTAATACCCATTCTAAGCACGGGGGTTTGCTCCTTACTGTTCAGGAGCACTGACTGTAGGGGAATTATCTCATCGAGGTAGGTGCTAAGTTCCTTAAAGGTAATGTTGCCCTTAGTCTCTTTTAGTTTTTTGAGTAGATAATAGGTAAAGAAACCATGGTGCTTATCCTTGAATGGCAGAGCGCTTTGTTCACCCGATACGGCCGATAGTGTAGCAATATTGCCCTGAAGCACGCTTTCAGTGGGGCGAACTTTAACCCCGCGGGCTGCAACTAACTCCTTATTGCGGGCTCCGCCCGAGAAACATGCATCCAGAAATACGATCACCCTTTTTGTGGGGTATTCTGTTAGCTTGGCATATAAGTCGGCTAGTTTAATTCCATCGCGGGCATTTTGTCCGCTAATGTCAACCGGTATAAGGTATGGTTCGCGGGTAACCTCATCGGGTAAGCCATGCCCTGCATAGTAAACAAATACCTCGGCTTTGCCCTTGGCATTTTTTATTATCAGATTTGTTTTTGCAATGGCCTGATTCATTTGCCCAGCAGTGGCATCGAGCAGAAAGATTATGTTGCTTTCGGGAATCCCTAATACCTTTATGGCGTATTCCTTAAATGCACTGGCATCGTTTCGGGCAAAATCAACATTAACCTCTCTATTCAAATCAACCTGCTTGCTACTGTAGTCCTCGTTTCCAATTATCAGCGCAAAGCGCAAGGGATACTCCAGGTTATTGTTTGGGATATCAACATCAACATCCGATAATTTTTCAAACATATAACCCTTGGCTTCAGGGGAAGTTACGTAAACCTGTTTAACAACTGTGTCCCTAATTACCACATAACCAGCAGACTCCTTTTGCAGGGTTGCCAAAACATCGTTATTGTAGTAGTATGCACCACCTGAGATAAAATCGACGCCAAAAGCAGGTAGGGCTGCTACGTTTAGAAACAGGTTTAGCCATATTTTACTGCTAACCTCTGCGTTATCGGTATAGGTGTAAGGAACAAACCCATCTTTACGGAACTCGTAAATATACTGGTTGCGCCCGTTTGCAGGCCCTTTCTTTACCTTGCGCTTAACCCAAACCGCACATGGTGTAGTTTTATTGGTGCTTTTACCATTAATGTATACTTCGGCTCCAATTGGATTTGAGGTTAAGTTTACCTTTTGCTTCGTTGTGTTAAGTATGGTTGCACAGGCTCCCATGGTTAGCATTGCCAGTACAGCTGCAATTCTCAATAAATTGCGTTTCATAGGTTGGTCAGTTTGGTTTGGTAATATTTTTACTACAAATTTTATGCAATTACATGGCCAATTTAACCTTAAACACCACTTTTTTTATAAAACCCTCTCCTATCAACGGTGCATGGCAATCGGATGGGAAAAATATTGCGAATTGATTAGGTTTTAGAGTGATAAAACATGTAGGATGGTCGGAGTAAAAGGTTATGTCGTTATCGCTATTATAGGGCTCCTTAATAGCACTACAGGTTTGTCTTTCGCGCCATCCCATTGTTTCTTCGCCCTGCAGGCATATTTGAATATCGATATACTTATCGTGCGATTCTAATGGGGCTTCTCCTGCACTGCGTGCTTTATTAAACGAGGGGATGGCTATGAGGTTTTCCCCGTCTATGTAAATTTTTTCTCCTGGTTTGCTGAAATCCAAAGTAATTAGTGCCTGTTCAACCCGCTCAAAAAGGGGATGAAGGTTAAGGTAGGTACCAAATTCCGATAAGGGTGCTACAATCATTATGCATATTTTTTGTAAAATTAGTTTATTTTGACAGTTTGACAATGCAGGGTATAACAGTTTTTACTTGCTATCTTTGTGCAAAATTTACCTATGAAGTTAGTTGCCGATAGTCACATTCCCTACCTTAAAGGTGTTTTTGAACCCTTTTTTGATGTTGAGTATTTACCGGGGCATCGTATAAACCAAGAGGTGGTAAAAGATGCCGATGTGCTAATTATTCGAACACGCACTACTTGTAATCAAGATTTACTGCAAGGTTCAAGGGTTAAGTTCATTGCTTCGGCAACCATTGGCTATGATCATATCGATACTCAGTACTGCGATTCAAATGGTATTAGGTGGGTAACCGCTCCCGGTTGCAACGCTGCTGCTGTCCAGCAGTGGCTGGGTGCTGCACTTGTGAAATGGATCAGTTCAAAACATCTTAATCCCAAAACCCTAACCATTGGTATAGTAGGCATTGGAAATGTGGGCAGTAAGGTGGTTGCCCTTGGCAATGCCTTAGGCATGAATGTGGTTTGCTGCGATCCGCCTAGGGCTGAGAGGGAGAATATAAAGTCTTTTGTTGATCTACATGAATTGCTGAAGGTGTCCGATATTATCACCTTTCATGTTCCATTAACGCGAGCCGGTAATTACCCTACCTACCATATGTTAAGCAGTAAGAATTTGGCTTTATGCAAGCCAACAGCATACTTTTTAAATTCATCGCGGGGTGGGGTAGTTGACGAGGTGGCGCTGCTTAGCTATTTGGAGCAAAACCCTAATGTAGCTGTTGCTTTAGATGTGTGGGAGAATGAACCTGATTTGAATTTGGAACTTGCTAAGCGATGCCTTGTGGCAACACCGCATATTGCTGGTTACTCGCTGGAGGGTAAGGTTATGGCAACTAAAATGGTAGTTGATGCTGTTAGCCGTTACTTTAATCTTGGCATAACCCTTTGGTGGCCTACGCCAAATCCACTTACTGAAAAGCAAGTTATCGCCTCAGCCAAAAATATTTTAGATTTAATAGGCAAAACGTATCGTATCGAGAGCGATGATATTAGAATTATAGATAAAGATTTTGAGGATTACAGGAATACATATAACTACCGGCGCGATTTTACCGGTTTCAAAGTATTGAAGATTGAAGAAGATGCTGAAAAGGTTGGTATGCTTGGGTTT
Protein-coding sequences here:
- a CDS encoding TonB-dependent receptor, whose translation is MALYLLKLGAKPSFFYSMIKKIIGILIITFLCFQGIKGQVKYNVSGYVKDSQTGEVLIGATVIVKGINIGTATNSYGFFTITVPKGEHTISFGYLGYKTQEMTLQVNKDSRIDIEISPNAQEIQEVVVSREKGNSNVQRAEMSLVKLDMKSVKQIPALMGEVDVIKAIQLLPGVQSTAEGGSGFSVRGGASDQNLIILDEATVYNASHLMGFFSVFNNDAIKDIKLYKGDMPASFGGRLSSVLDIKMKEGNSKDFNVTGGIGSISSRLTVEGPILKDRSSFMVSGRRTYVDVFFPLFNNDDLKQSTLYFYDLNAKLNLTLNPNNRIFISGYFGRDMFGRDINGFGFGNQTLTARWNHIFKHNLFMNTTLISSNYTYFLESNTNDANAIRWESNMDEVSAKIDFNYAIGPKYQLRFGVSSAYLTFMPGLIKGTNSQSFIQRWEIPKQHTLEHGIYLSNEFDLGRISFKAGLRISAFQNIGKGQSLVLSPDYKVTDKISHPKGEIYNTYISPEPRVGLVYRLSDSSSIKVSYSHTTQYVQLASNSQGGNPLDVWFPASPNIKPQQADQWALGYFRNFSNNQIEASAEVYYKNVKNFVDFKDFADVLLNDELEADIRQGKAYSYGLELFTRIDLGKWEGWVSYTYGRTFRKTQGVNMGRIYSATYDKPHNATVVLSYRLNRQIILSANWIYSTGQTYTQPTGRYEIDNITIPIYSERNAKRYPDYHRLDFAVNIKTKKSLNRRWKSEWNISVYNLYNRHNAWTINFVQDEKNPNITYAEKTYLFPIIPSVTYNFKF
- a CDS encoding YhcH/YjgK/YiaL family protein; this encodes MIVAPLSEFGTYLNLHPLFERVEQALITLDFSKPGEKIYIDGENLIAIPSFNKARSAGEAPLESHDKYIDIQICLQGEETMGWRERQTCSAIKEPYNSDNDITFYSDHPTCFITLKPNQFAIFFPSDCHAPLIGEGFIKKVVFKVKLAM
- a CDS encoding caspase family protein yields the protein MKRNLLRIAAVLAMLTMGACATILNTTKQKVNLTSNPIGAEVYINGKSTNKTTPCAVWVKRKVKKGPANGRNQYIYEFRKDGFVPYTYTDNAEVSSKIWLNLFLNVAALPAFGVDFISGGAYYYNNDVLATLQKESAGYVVIRDTVVKQVYVTSPEAKGYMFEKLSDVDVDIPNNNLEYPLRFALIIGNEDYSSKQVDLNREVNVDFARNDASAFKEYAIKVLGIPESNIIFLLDATAGQMNQAIAKTNLIIKNAKGKAEVFVYYAGHGLPDEVTREPYLIPVDISGQNARDGIKLADLYAKLTEYPTKRVIVFLDACFSGGARNKELVAARGVKVRPTESVLQGNIATLSAVSGEQSALPFKDKHHGFFTYYLLKKLKETKGNITFKELSTYLDEIIPLQSVLLNSKEQTPVLRMGINPTEDLENWVLTKSN
- a CDS encoding 4-phosphoerythronate dehydrogenase, yielding MKLVADSHIPYLKGVFEPFFDVEYLPGHRINQEVVKDADVLIIRTRTTCNQDLLQGSRVKFIASATIGYDHIDTQYCDSNGIRWVTAPGCNAAAVQQWLGAALVKWISSKHLNPKTLTIGIVGIGNVGSKVVALGNALGMNVVCCDPPRAERENIKSFVDLHELLKVSDIITFHVPLTRAGNYPTYHMLSSKNLALCKPTAYFLNSSRGGVVDEVALLSYLEQNPNVAVALDVWENEPDLNLELAKRCLVATPHIAGYSLEGKVMATKMVVDAVSRYFNLGITLWWPTPNPLTEKQVIASAKNILDLIGKTYRIESDDIRIIDKDFEDYRNTYNYRRDFTGFKVLKIEEDAEKVGMLGFELG